CAATCTACTTGTAATTCGATGTTATGGCAAAATCGGGACAGTGCGTCCAGCAGACAGTACACTGGGTACAGTCTTCCATGCGCGCCATGACCGGTTTGCCGTCAGCATTTGGTTCGAACACCTGGGTCGGGCACAGAGCGATACAAATATTGCACGCTTTGCACCAGGCCATGTTGATTTCCAGAGCGGGCGGGCCGTTGGAATAATCGTACTTGCTTTTGCCCTTCTTCTCAGTCGAGGGCTTGGCTGTTTGTGGCTCAGTCATGGAGTTTCCTCAGCAACTTGTGTTGCATGTCTATCTATGCCAACTGGTGGTTATTTCTTTGCCTTTCGCGATTTGGTCGGGGCCGCGGCTTTTTTCAATTTGGGCGCCTTGGCTGAGTCTGTCTTTTTGGCGCTGACCTTTTTAGTGGCGGCTTTTTTGGTCTGGGCTTTGGCCGTGGTTTTCTTGCCACCCTTGATGAGTTCTTTCAGCACCGCCGGGATCTCGGTGGGTGATCCGGCTACGGGCACGCCGACTTTGTTGAGGGCAGCGATCTTGTCGGCCGCCGTGCCGCTGCCGCCGGCAATGATGGCCCCGGCGTGACCCAT
Above is a window of Candidatus Zixiibacteriota bacterium DNA encoding:
- a CDS encoding ferredoxin — translated: MTEPQTAKPSTEKKGKSKYDYSNGPPALEINMAWCKACNICIALCPTQVFEPNADGKPVMARMEDCTQCTVCWTHCPDFAITSNYK